Proteins encoded by one window of Bacteroidales bacterium:
- the lon gene encoding endopeptidase La: protein MDKLFNIKSFSEGLDNDTEFIPLLSSEEEEIMQAERLPESLPILPLRNTVLFPGVVIPITVGRDKSIRLIRESYRNDRTIGVVGQKDSNIEDPEQKDLYQVGTVAHLIKILQMPDGNTTVIIQGKKRFEIEHFIQDEPYFRAKIKDLTDFDKNLEKDEHFIALIASLKDLAIQIIKLSPNIPSEAAFALNNIDSPFFLVNFVSSNLNIELVDKQKLLETPDLMKRANDVLTALAKELHMLELKNQIRDKVKLDLDKQQRDYLLSQQLKTIQEELGGSPHEQEISDIKAQASKKKWSVKVSDTFEKELKKLQRMNPQAAEYSIQMNYLETMIELPWNEFTKDRFNLKKAQQVLDEDHYGLEKIKERIIEHLAVLKLKNDMKSPILCFVGPPGVGKTSLGKSIARALGRNYIRVSLGGLRDEAELRGHRKTYIGAMPGRIIQSLRKVGSANPVFVLDEVDKVSGNNFQGDPQAALLEILDPEQNFEFYDNYLEITFDLSRVMFLATANTLSTIHPALRDRMEVIDLSGYLLEEKVEIAKKHLVPKQIREHGLNENHVIFSKKILEKIIDDYTRESGVRSLEKVIAKIIRNRAKFVAMEEDYNPKISLEDLEKIMGAPRYQKDRDTRIDVPGVVTGLAWTAVGGEILFVEVSLSRGRGNLTLTGNLGDVMKESATIALEYLKSHAPSLGLDPAIFQYWNVHVHIPEGATPKDGPSAGITMLTALASAFTQRKVRSDLAMTGEITLRGKVLPVGGIKEKILAAKRAKIKNIILSVENKKDIEEVKPDYIEGLNFIYVEKMMDVVNHSLLKEKVTHPLDLDVINEPVNPAMNN, encoded by the coding sequence ATGGATAAACTCTTCAATATAAAAAGCTTTTCGGAAGGTTTGGATAATGATACCGAATTTATTCCTCTTCTTTCTTCGGAAGAAGAGGAAATTATGCAAGCTGAAAGACTCCCCGAATCATTACCTATTCTCCCTTTAAGAAACACTGTCCTGTTTCCCGGAGTCGTCATTCCTATCACAGTCGGACGTGATAAATCCATCCGGCTTATTCGTGAATCATATCGCAATGACCGGACGATAGGTGTGGTCGGTCAGAAAGATTCAAATATTGAAGATCCCGAACAAAAGGATCTTTACCAGGTTGGCACCGTTGCGCATCTGATCAAGATCTTACAAATGCCTGATGGCAATACTACCGTCATCATCCAGGGGAAAAAACGCTTTGAAATTGAACACTTTATTCAGGATGAACCTTACTTCAGGGCTAAAATAAAAGATCTTACCGATTTTGATAAAAACCTCGAAAAGGATGAGCACTTTATTGCCCTGATCGCTTCACTTAAAGACCTGGCCATACAAATCATCAAACTTTCACCTAATATTCCGTCAGAAGCTGCTTTCGCCCTAAATAACATCGATAGCCCTTTTTTCCTCGTCAATTTTGTTTCTTCGAACCTGAACATCGAGCTGGTCGACAAGCAAAAGCTGCTGGAAACGCCTGATCTCATGAAGCGGGCCAATGATGTGCTTACCGCCCTGGCAAAAGAATTGCACATGCTTGAACTAAAAAACCAGATCCGGGATAAAGTTAAACTTGACCTGGACAAGCAACAACGTGATTATCTTCTCAGCCAACAATTAAAAACAATCCAGGAGGAATTAGGTGGAAGCCCGCATGAACAGGAAATCAGCGATATAAAGGCACAAGCCTCCAAGAAGAAATGGTCGGTTAAGGTTTCAGATACATTTGAAAAGGAACTCAAAAAACTTCAACGCATGAACCCCCAGGCAGCTGAGTATTCTATCCAGATGAACTATCTCGAAACCATGATAGAACTGCCGTGGAATGAATTCACCAAGGACCGTTTTAATCTAAAAAAGGCCCAGCAGGTGCTTGATGAAGATCATTATGGTCTGGAAAAAATAAAAGAAAGGATCATTGAACACCTGGCCGTTCTGAAACTTAAAAATGACATGAAGTCGCCCATTTTATGTTTCGTCGGGCCTCCCGGTGTTGGTAAAACTTCGCTGGGTAAATCGATTGCCAGGGCTTTAGGCAGGAATTATATCCGGGTTTCATTGGGTGGTTTGCGTGATGAAGCGGAATTAAGGGGACACAGGAAGACTTATATCGGTGCCATGCCGGGCAGGATTATCCAGAGCCTCCGCAAAGTCGGATCAGCGAACCCGGTTTTCGTCCTGGATGAAGTGGACAAAGTCAGTGGAAATAACTTCCAGGGAGATCCACAGGCAGCGCTTCTTGAAATCCTCGACCCGGAGCAGAATTTCGAGTTTTACGATAATTATCTTGAAATCACTTTTGACCTTTCCAGGGTTATGTTCCTGGCTACGGCAAATACGCTTTCCACTATTCATCCTGCCTTGCGCGACAGGATGGAAGTCATCGACCTGAGCGGGTACCTCCTGGAAGAAAAGGTTGAAATTGCAAAGAAACACCTGGTGCCCAAACAGATCAGAGAGCATGGGTTAAATGAAAACCATGTAATATTCAGTAAAAAAATACTGGAAAAAATCATTGATGATTACACGAGGGAATCAGGAGTTAGGTCCCTTGAAAAAGTTATAGCGAAAATTATCCGTAACAGGGCTAAATTCGTGGCCATGGAGGAGGATTATAATCCAAAAATTAGCCTGGAGGACCTTGAGAAGATCATGGGTGCGCCACGCTATCAGAAAGACCGTGATACCCGTATCGATGTGCCCGGTGTTGTGACCGGCCTGGCCTGGACAGCAGTGGGAGGGGAGATACTTTTCGTGGAAGTCAGCCTGAGCCGGGGGAGAGGAAACCTGACCCTTACCGGCAACCTGGGAGATGTGATGAAAGAATCGGCCACAATTGCATTGGAATATTTAAAATCACATGCTCCAAGCCTTGGCCTCGACCCGGCCATTTTCCAGTACTGGAATGTACATGTTCATATCCCCGAAGGCGCTACACCCAAAGATGGCCCTTCGGCCGGCATTACTATGTTAACAGCGCTGGCATCTGCCTTCACCCAAAGGAAAGTGCGCTCAGACCTTGCTATGACAGGGGAAATTACCCTGAGAGGGAAAGTCCTGCCAGTTGGAGGTATTAAAGAAAAAATTCTTGCCGCTAAAAGGGCAAAGATCAAAAATATTATTCTTTCAGTTGAAAATAAAAAAGATATCGAAGAGGTAAAGCCAGATTATATTGAAGGATTGAATTTTATTTATGTTGAAAAGATGATGGATGTGGTTAACCACTCATTGCTTAAGGAAAAGGTGACACACCCCCTCGACCTTGACGTGATAAATGAACCTGTTAACCCTGCCATGAATAACTGA
- a CDS encoding ABC transporter substrate-binding protein, translating to MHKYYILLFIFTGLCSCKSPFKNDPSLTVFRYNEFSNITSLDPAFAKDQANIWACNQLYNGLLQLDDHLQIRPCIAKEWQVDSNGTTYLFHLRTDVFFHDHPAFPGGKGRKVSAHDFVFSFNRILDPALASPGTWVFSKVVHLDNEFAFLAVDDSTFQIHLSEPFPPFSGILTMIYCSVVPEEVIRLQGADFRRNPVGTGPFRFRTWKENVKLVLVKNDRYFEFEQESRLPFLDAVAVTFLIDKQSAFLEFVKGNLDFISGLDQSYKDELLTKEGQLRPKYHDRFNMLSQPYLNTEYLGILVDTTLEIVKNSPLRHKEIRQAINHGFDRGKMIRYLRNNIGYPGLYGIIPPGLPAFDSSLAAYDYDPAKARQLIKKAGYLKPEDIPEITLHTTSEYVDLFKYLQQQLEEIGLRIRIEVNPAATLMQMKAFSKINFFRASWIADYPDEENYLSLFISKNLAPAGPNYSRFQSKYCDSLYEKSQRTSRDEDRIGIYREMNQAVINDAPVVILYYDQVLRFTQKNIQGLGTNPLNLLSLKRVKKTKW from the coding sequence ATGCATAAGTATTATATTTTACTTTTTATTTTCACCGGCTTATGCTCTTGTAAATCTCCTTTCAAGAATGATCCGTCACTGACCGTATTCCGGTATAATGAATTTTCCAATATTACATCCCTGGATCCGGCTTTTGCAAAAGACCAGGCAAATATCTGGGCATGTAACCAGCTTTATAATGGATTGCTGCAACTTGATGACCATCTTCAAATCCGCCCCTGTATTGCCAAAGAATGGCAGGTTGACAGCAATGGGACAACATATCTCTTTCATCTCCGGACCGATGTGTTTTTTCATGACCACCCTGCTTTCCCAGGAGGAAAAGGAAGGAAGGTCTCAGCTCATGACTTCGTTTTCAGTTTTAACCGGATACTTGACCCGGCTTTGGCCTCTCCTGGAACCTGGGTTTTCAGCAAGGTTGTTCACCTTGATAATGAATTCGCGTTTCTTGCAGTTGACGATTCGACATTCCAGATTCATTTGTCCGAGCCATTTCCGCCCTTTTCCGGCATCCTGACCATGATCTATTGCAGTGTTGTTCCGGAAGAAGTAATCAGATTACAGGGGGCAGACTTCCGGCGAAATCCGGTTGGAACGGGACCATTCCGCTTTCGGACATGGAAGGAAAATGTAAAATTGGTCCTGGTTAAAAATGACCGCTATTTCGAATTCGAACAGGAAAGCCGGCTTCCTTTTCTTGATGCAGTGGCGGTCACATTTCTGATCGACAAACAATCTGCCTTTCTCGAGTTTGTCAAAGGCAACCTTGACTTTATCTCTGGCCTTGACCAATCATATAAAGATGAATTATTGACCAAAGAAGGGCAATTGCGGCCAAAATATCACGACAGATTTAATATGTTGTCTCAACCTTACTTAAATACTGAATATCTTGGAATTTTGGTCGACACAACTCTTGAAATCGTTAAAAATAGTCCACTTAGACATAAAGAGATCCGACAAGCTATCAATCATGGTTTTGACCGGGGAAAAATGATCCGATACCTGAGGAACAATATAGGGTATCCAGGGCTTTATGGGATCATTCCTCCCGGCTTACCCGCTTTCGACTCTTCCCTGGCAGCTTATGACTATGATCCTGCCAAAGCAAGGCAACTTATAAAGAAAGCCGGGTACTTAAAACCTGAAGACATTCCTGAGATAACCCTTCATACTACTTCGGAATACGTTGATCTCTTTAAATATCTGCAGCAACAATTGGAAGAAATCGGCCTTAGAATAAGGATAGAGGTTAACCCTGCAGCTACGTTGATGCAAATGAAAGCCTTTTCGAAGATAAATTTTTTCAGGGCTTCATGGATTGCGGATTATCCGGATGAAGAAAACTATCTTTCACTTTTTATAAGTAAAAACCTGGCGCCGGCTGGTCCAAATTACTCCCGCTTTCAAAGCAAATACTGCGATTCCCTGTATGAAAAATCCCAAAGAACCAGCCGGGACGAAGATAGAATAGGAATTTACAGGGAAATGAATCAGGCAGTGATCAATGATGCCCCGGTTGTTATCCTTTATTATGACCAGGTATTAAGGTTTACTCAAAAAAACATACAAGGCCTTGGTACTAATCCTTTAAATTTACTTTCTTTGAAGCGGGTAAAAAAAACCAAGTGGTAA
- a CDS encoding flavin reductase translates to MMKRIDPYIIDESVFRLLDKDWMLITAGVSGHFNTMTASWGGFGILWHQPVAFIFVRPQRYTFQFLEQYEWFTLCFFGHGYKDILNFCGSRSGKDTDKIAKTGLIPAETEKGNIYFQGARLVFECRKLYYQDLQPSHFLDPEIESNYPGKDYHRMYFGKVENSWIKEDNSLK, encoded by the coding sequence ATGATGAAAAGAATTGATCCTTATATTATTGATGAAAGCGTATTCCGTTTGCTGGATAAGGACTGGATGCTGATAACAGCAGGGGTTAGCGGTCATTTTAACACCATGACCGCCTCATGGGGAGGTTTTGGTATACTCTGGCATCAGCCCGTAGCATTCATTTTTGTGAGGCCCCAACGTTACACTTTTCAATTTCTTGAGCAATATGAATGGTTCACTCTTTGTTTTTTCGGACACGGTTATAAAGATATTTTAAACTTTTGCGGATCCAGATCAGGCAAGGATACGGATAAAATAGCCAAAACAGGCTTAATACCAGCGGAAACAGAAAAAGGAAATATTTATTTTCAAGGTGCCCGCCTGGTTTTCGAATGTCGGAAACTCTATTACCAGGACTTGCAGCCCAGTCATTTCCTCGATCCTGAAATCGAATCCAATTATCCGGGAAAAGATTATCACAGGATGTATTTCGGAAAAGTAGAAAATAGCTGGATAAAGGAAGATAATAGTTTAAAATGA
- the dapA gene encoding 4-hydroxy-tetrahydrodipicolinate synthase, with amino-acid sequence MSELFKGTGVAIITPFHDSGNIDFGSFEKIIEHIIGGGVNYIVALGTTGESVTLSRDEKVAVFEFVVEIVNKRVPVIAGLGGNNTQEVINTIKATSFDGIDAILSVCPYYNKPQQKGLYSHYKAIAGACPVPVILYNVPGRTSMNISAETTLKLAGDFNNIIGIKEASGNLLQCMEIIKDKPQDFLLISGDDALTLPLIALGADGVISVVANAFPLQFSDMVNLCLKGKFAKARTLHFDLLRFTNAIFMDGNPSGIKAAMEMIGLCKSNVRLPLVKVNKNVHSIIAEQVEILLKNQVEIN; translated from the coding sequence ATGTCTGAGCTTTTTAAGGGAACAGGAGTTGCAATTATCACCCCATTTCATGATTCCGGAAATATCGATTTCGGCTCTTTCGAAAAAATCATTGAACATATAATCGGAGGAGGGGTCAATTATATCGTGGCTCTTGGAACCACAGGCGAATCGGTCACATTATCACGTGATGAAAAGGTTGCAGTCTTTGAATTTGTCGTGGAAATAGTCAATAAACGTGTTCCTGTGATTGCCGGGTTGGGGGGGAATAATACCCAGGAGGTCATTAATACTATTAAAGCAACTTCTTTCGATGGTATTGATGCAATCCTTTCCGTTTGCCCTTACTATAACAAACCACAGCAAAAAGGCCTTTACAGTCATTACAAGGCCATCGCAGGTGCCTGCCCGGTTCCGGTTATCCTCTATAATGTCCCCGGAAGAACAAGTATGAATATTTCAGCTGAAACAACATTAAAGCTTGCCGGGGATTTCAACAATATCATCGGAATTAAAGAAGCTTCGGGAAACTTGCTGCAATGCATGGAAATCATTAAAGATAAACCTCAGGATTTCCTTTTGATTTCAGGAGATGATGCACTGACACTTCCTTTGATCGCATTGGGAGCCGATGGAGTAATTTCCGTTGTTGCCAATGCTTTTCCACTTCAATTCTCCGATATGGTAAATCTTTGCCTGAAAGGTAAATTCGCGAAAGCAAGAACCCTTCACTTCGACCTTCTGAGATTTACGAATGCCATATTCATGGATGGGAACCCGTCGGGTATTAAAGCTGCTATGGAGATGATTGGCCTCTGCAAAAGTAATGTCAGGCTGCCTTTGGTTAAAGTCAATAAAAATGTCCATTCTATTATTGCAGAACAGGTCGAAATTTTACTTAAAAACCAAGTGGAAATAAACTGA
- a CDS encoding T9SS type A sorting domain-containing protein, whose amino-acid sequence MKNLIIKFAFIIFPLILINLVSFSQTNAKEEVLNQLYEKEGEQYFSFQSANRATIQELSRIISIDNVEETGIVYAYANKKGFSRFLDFRLPYEILLHPGDFNGFLNMKSHIDIRNVEEWDFYPTYEAYVDMMYQFAADYPSLCQIVSIGTSVQGRELLMAKISDNIGIRENEPQFLYTSTMHGDETTGYILMLRLIDYLLSNYGSTPKVTNLVDNIEIWINPLANPDGTYAGGNDTVSGARRYNALWVDLNRNYPDPEDGPHPDGEEWQAETLHFMESAENNHFVSSANFHGGAEVCNYPWDTWSRLAADDNWWRYVCHEYADTAQFFSTPGYMSGFNDGITNGYAWYSISGGRQDYMTYFHQGREFTLEISNNKLLEHELLPALWDYNYRSLLNYMEQSTFGLRGTVRDSVTGMPIKAEIYVLLHEKDSSWVYTSFPNGNYHRLLFAGNYTVRFSAQGYLTEVRNNVSVANRQATILNVELVPEGVGGIDNNQISKMIRIYPNPLHGDVMYFESDVLVNQIAVYDLAGKEICQLKIDNSSRAINLPDLNNGLYFFRFSTEKGTGIKKIVINR is encoded by the coding sequence ATGAAAAACCTGATCATTAAATTCGCTTTCATAATCTTCCCGCTTATTTTAATCAACTTGGTTTCTTTTAGTCAGACAAATGCAAAAGAAGAGGTATTAAACCAGCTATACGAAAAAGAAGGGGAGCAGTATTTTTCCTTTCAATCTGCCAATCGCGCAACTATCCAAGAATTAAGCCGAATCATTTCCATAGATAATGTTGAAGAAACAGGTATAGTTTATGCTTATGCAAATAAAAAAGGATTCTCCCGTTTTCTTGATTTCAGACTCCCTTATGAAATATTACTACATCCGGGTGATTTCAATGGATTTCTTAATATGAAATCCCACATTGATATCAGGAATGTTGAGGAATGGGATTTCTATCCAACCTATGAGGCTTATGTCGATATGATGTATCAATTTGCGGCAGATTATCCTTCACTGTGCCAGATTGTTTCAATTGGGACATCTGTGCAGGGAAGAGAATTGCTCATGGCAAAGATTTCCGACAATATCGGGATTAGAGAGAATGAGCCACAATTCCTGTATACTTCTACCATGCATGGGGATGAAACCACAGGCTATATCTTAATGTTAAGGTTAATAGATTACTTGTTGTCTAATTATGGCTCTACTCCAAAAGTGACCAATTTGGTCGATAATATTGAAATTTGGATTAACCCTTTAGCTAACCCTGATGGAACTTATGCCGGGGGGAACGACACCGTCAGCGGGGCCAGGAGGTATAATGCCCTGTGGGTTGATTTGAACCGGAATTACCCGGATCCTGAAGACGGACCACATCCCGATGGCGAAGAATGGCAGGCCGAGACCCTGCATTTCATGGAATCAGCAGAAAACAACCACTTCGTTTCCTCCGCCAATTTTCATGGGGGGGCTGAAGTCTGCAACTATCCATGGGATACCTGGAGCAGACTGGCAGCGGATGATAATTGGTGGCGGTATGTTTGCCATGAATATGCAGATACCGCCCAATTTTTCAGTACGCCAGGATACATGTCGGGTTTTAATGACGGCATAACAAATGGCTACGCCTGGTATAGCATTTCAGGTGGGCGACAGGATTACATGACTTACTTCCATCAAGGAAGGGAGTTTACCCTTGAAATTTCAAATAATAAACTGTTGGAGCATGAATTATTACCTGCTCTTTGGGATTATAATTACCGGTCGCTGCTTAATTATATGGAACAATCCACTTTTGGCCTCCGCGGCACCGTGAGAGACTCAGTTACCGGCATGCCGATAAAAGCTGAAATATATGTCTTGCTGCATGAAAAAGACAGTTCATGGGTTTATACTTCTTTCCCTAACGGGAATTACCACAGGCTTTTGTTTGCAGGTAACTATACCGTGAGATTTTCAGCACAAGGTTATCTTACTGAAGTAAGAAACAATGTTTCCGTTGCTAACCGACAGGCAACCATTTTGAACGTTGAGCTTGTTCCCGAAGGTGTCGGTGGCATTGATAATAACCAGATCAGTAAGATGATCCGGATTTATCCAAATCCTCTTCACGGTGATGTCATGTATTTTGAATCTGATGTCTTGGTGAATCAAATTGCTGTCTATGACCTCGCGGGTAAAGAAATATGTCAATTGAAAATCGACAATTCATCCCGGGCAATAAACTTGCCGGATCTTAATAACGGTTTGTATTTCTTTAGGTTTTCGACTGAAAAGGGTACCGGAATAAAAAAGATTGTTATAAACCGCTGA
- a CDS encoding aminotransferase class I/II-fold pyridoxal phosphate-dependent enzyme produces MDIFKKITEKMGPLGKYYEIGHGYYFFPKLEGEISNRMTFMGKERLVWSLNNYLGLANHPEIRKTDAEAAAKYGLAYQMGARMMSGQTVYHEQFEKEIAEFVGKESAYLLNFGYQGMVSLIQSLVDRKDVIVYDSDAHACIIDGMLLHFGKRFVYPHNNMKNLEKELERATKITQETGGGILVITEGVYGMAGDLGNLKEIVALKKKYLFRLLVDDAHGFGTMGKTGKGTGEHLGVQDEIDIYFATFAKAFAGIGGFIASEKEVIKFLMYNLRSQVYAKSLPVAMTIGAIKRLEILRNEPQLRQKLWTVVNALQKGLREKGFDIGKTESPVTPVYFSGGVSEATQITYELREKYNIFCSIVVYPVVPKGVIMLRLIPTAAHTLEDVEYTINAFAQVKQKLDAGDYSDGKIKAMKV; encoded by the coding sequence GTGGATATTTTTAAAAAGATTACAGAAAAGATGGGGCCATTGGGTAAGTATTATGAAATTGGCCATGGATATTATTTTTTCCCAAAGCTGGAAGGTGAAATCTCTAACCGAATGACATTCATGGGAAAGGAGAGGCTTGTCTGGAGCCTTAACAATTACCTGGGATTGGCTAATCACCCTGAGATCAGGAAAACTGATGCAGAAGCGGCGGCAAAGTATGGCCTGGCCTACCAAATGGGGGCCCGGATGATGTCAGGCCAAACGGTATATCATGAACAATTTGAAAAAGAGATAGCCGAATTCGTTGGAAAAGAGTCGGCTTACCTGTTGAATTTCGGTTATCAGGGAATGGTTTCCCTGATCCAGTCTCTTGTCGACCGGAAAGATGTGATTGTTTATGATTCGGATGCTCATGCCTGTATTATTGATGGAATGTTGTTGCACTTCGGGAAAAGGTTTGTCTACCCGCACAATAACATGAAGAACCTCGAGAAAGAATTGGAGAGGGCAACCAAGATCACACAAGAAACCGGTGGCGGGATACTCGTTATTACAGAAGGCGTTTATGGCATGGCAGGTGACCTTGGAAATCTTAAAGAAATCGTAGCATTGAAGAAAAAATATCTATTCAGGTTATTGGTTGATGATGCGCATGGTTTTGGCACTATGGGCAAAACCGGCAAGGGTACAGGTGAGCATCTTGGTGTCCAGGATGAGATTGATATCTATTTTGCCACTTTTGCCAAGGCTTTCGCAGGTATAGGTGGTTTTATCGCATCAGAGAAAGAGGTGATAAAATTCCTTATGTATAACCTGAGATCTCAGGTTTATGCAAAATCATTACCCGTTGCAATGACTATAGGGGCGATTAAAAGGCTGGAAATTCTAAGAAATGAGCCACAGCTAAGGCAGAAACTATGGACAGTTGTTAATGCATTGCAGAAAGGGCTCAGGGAAAAAGGATTTGATATCGGTAAAACTGAATCACCGGTTACGCCGGTTTATTTCTCCGGAGGAGTAAGTGAAGCAACCCAAATCACTTATGAATTGCGCGAAAAATATAACATATTTTGTTCCATAGTGGTTTATCCAGTGGTACCGAAGGGTGTAATCATGCTCCGGCTAATTCCAACTGCAGCCCATACGCTTGAAGATGTAGAATATACAATAAACGCTTTTGCCCAGGTAAAGCAAAAGCTTGATGCCGGCGATTACTCGGATGGCAAAATCAAGGCCATGAAGGTTTAG
- the bamD gene encoding outer membrane protein assembly factor BamD has translation MFFSRFKIYILLAILVLASCGKHQKLIKSTDNEAKYAAAVDYYEKNDYYRALQLFQQLINFYQGTEKAEKMQFYYAYCYYHQRDYVLASYYFKRFVNNYPRSALAEEAMFMNAYCYFLDSPNSSLDQTNTLTAIKELQLFINLYPNSARVEEANKLIDQLRAKLQRKDLDIANLYLKMRLYEAAISSFKNILKDFPDSEYKEEILFSILKSYYNYASFSISVKQPERYQSALDSYNELVFQFPDTKYLKEAKNMNRDVLDHVQGRSSTKKNSDIN, from the coding sequence ATGTTTTTTAGCCGCTTTAAAATATACATTCTTTTAGCAATACTGGTGCTGGCAAGTTGCGGAAAGCATCAGAAATTGATTAAAAGTACCGATAACGAGGCAAAGTATGCCGCTGCTGTTGATTACTATGAAAAAAACGACTATTACCGTGCACTGCAGTTATTTCAGCAATTGATCAATTTTTACCAAGGAACGGAAAAGGCCGAAAAAATGCAGTTTTATTATGCTTATTGTTATTATCACCAAAGGGATTATGTCCTGGCCAGTTATTATTTCAAACGATTTGTGAATAATTATCCGAGAAGTGCACTCGCTGAAGAAGCGATGTTTATGAATGCATATTGCTACTTTCTCGATTCCCCGAATTCAAGCCTTGATCAGACTAATACTTTAACGGCCATTAAGGAATTACAGTTATTTATCAACCTTTACCCCAATAGTGCCAGAGTTGAGGAAGCAAACAAACTCATTGACCAGTTGAGGGCAAAATTGCAGCGAAAAGACCTGGACATAGCTAACCTTTACTTGAAAATGAGGCTTTATGAGGCAGCGATCTCTTCTTTTAAAAATATTCTGAAAGATTTCCCGGATTCAGAATATAAGGAGGAAATCCTTTTCTCTATTCTCAAATCTTATTATAATTACGCCTCATTCAGCATAAGCGTGAAGCAACCAGAGCGCTATCAGTCAGCGTTGGATTCCTACAACGAACTTGTATTCCAGTTCCCGGATACTAAGTATCTCAAAGAGGCTAAAAATATGAACCGGGATGTACTGGATCATGTCCAGGGCAGGTCTTCTACCAAGAAAAATTCTGATATTAATTAA
- a CDS encoding DNA-directed RNA polymerase subunit omega, whose amino-acid sequence MDYKKVKTDPEAVTRDTRKFSEQTANLYETVVIISKRSNQIALELKDELNKKIEEFATTNDNLEEVFENKEQIEIARFYERLPKPTLIAVNEYLNDQVYFRNPHRDIKKKKSH is encoded by the coding sequence ATGGATTATAAAAAAGTCAAAACAGATCCTGAAGCTGTGACCCGCGACACGCGTAAATTCAGCGAACAAACAGCCAATCTTTATGAAACAGTTGTTATTATTTCCAAAAGGTCGAACCAGATTGCCCTTGAGCTGAAAGACGAACTAAATAAAAAAATTGAGGAGTTTGCTACAACAAATGACAATCTGGAAGAAGTCTTTGAAAATAAAGAACAGATCGAAATTGCCAGGTTTTATGAACGTCTCCCAAAACCTACATTGATCGCTGTTAATGAATACCTGAACGATCAGGTATATTTCCGGAATCCACACAGGGATATAAAAAAGAAGAAATCGCATTAA